The following is a genomic window from Thioclava electrotropha.
GCCCTACGATCACCACGGCAAGGATCGCGAGAAACGCCACCGCCATGCGCAGATGCGGCTCTGAATGGGCGTATTCGGCATGCAGGAATGTCGCGATGGTCAGCGCCGCGATGGGGAAGCTCAGCGCCCAGAAACTCATCGCGAAGGGCAGCCGCAGGATGCGCGGCAGCTGCACCGCGACGAGCGCGGCGAAGACATAGGCCAGCGACAAAAGGATATGCGCGAAGGGATCGACGCCGTGCCCGATCTCGGCCCCGGGCACGATCTGCTCGCCGGTCAGACGCAGCCACGCGATGAAGGCTACCGCGGGCGGCGCGATCAGGATCACCAGCGTCGGCTGCAGCTTGCTCGGCAGGGGGTCGTGGAAGATCAGCCGGTTGAACACCAGCGTCAACAACACGAGCCAAAACAGCATCCCGGCCGAGAAGAACAGCCAACTGATCTCGATGAAGCCGAGCTGCGCGCCCGCCACCGGCACGATCACATTGCCCACCGCCGGGATGAACCATGCCGGGTTCAGCTGCCCGTGCTTGAAACTGCGCGTCCCGATCCAGTTGGTCACGACCGCGAGCGTCATGATCCCCTGCAGAGTCGTACCCGCCAGCCACAGCAGGAGCGCAAGCGAGGTCGAGACCGTCAGCGCCCCGGTCGCCAGCAGCAACAGCGAGATCGCGACGGTCGGGAAGAAGGCGAGCCGGATCGGGTGATGCCATTCCGCGCTCACAGCTTGCGGGTGCCGCATGGCC
Proteins encoded in this region:
- a CDS encoding SLAC1 anion channel family protein, translated to MSIQAEAPAAHSRLEHFPITFYATTMGLGGFTLALRAAAKPLGLGPLPYQVMFAVTATVFVLISAFYLAKAMRHPQAVSAEWHHPIRLAFFPTVAISLLLLATGALTVSTSLALLLWLAGTTLQGIMTLAVVTNWIGTRSFKHGQLNPAWFIPAVGNVIVPVAGAQLGFIEISWLFFSAGMLFWLVLLTLVFNRLIFHDPLPSKLQPTLVILIAPPAVAFIAWLRLTGEQIVPGAEIGHGVDPFAHILLSLAYVFAALVAVQLPRILRLPFAMSFWALSFPIAALTIATFLHAEYAHSEPHLRMAVAFLAILAVVIVGLVWRTGLAILRGEICQPE